A portion of the Pedobacter cryoconitis genome contains these proteins:
- a CDS encoding helix-turn-helix transcriptional regulator translates to MSIARDKKREDFDVTIAPSDGHKWSKEEKALMEERAQLLHSKRSPERIIRNQMLAVLYRMEEYVQNDKIILEERMTIEDFVMTFCSVLGLGKTQFATYLDTDVSNLNKYLKGQRSFNKDLAMKLSNFFHIPIDLWLQVQLKNDLIAFHEEEKLAEKYSKYDYEKVLKMA, encoded by the coding sequence ATGAGTATCGCAAGAGATAAAAAAAGAGAAGACTTCGATGTGACTATCGCCCCGAGTGATGGGCACAAATGGAGCAAAGAAGAAAAGGCTTTGATGGAAGAGCGGGCACAATTGCTTCACAGCAAGCGCTCACCGGAACGCATCATACGAAATCAGATGCTGGCGGTGCTTTACCGCATGGAAGAATATGTGCAAAATGATAAGATAATATTGGAGGAAAGAATGACTATTGAAGATTTTGTCATGACTTTCTGCTCGGTTCTTGGTCTGGGTAAGACCCAGTTTGCTACTTATCTTGATACCGATGTTTCAAACCTGAACAAGTACCTTAAAGGACAGCGTTCCTTCAATAAAGATTTAGCAATGAAGCTGTCTAATTTTTTTCATATTCCTATTGATCTCTGGCTGCAAGTTCAGCTTAAAAATGATCTGATCGCTTTCCATGAAGAGGAAAAATTAGCAGAGAAATATAGCAAATATGATTACGAGAAAGTTTTAAAAATGGCCTGA
- a CDS encoding MIP/aquaporin family protein, with translation MTPFIAELIGTMLLILLGDGVVANVVLNDTKGNNSGWMVITTAWGLAVFVGVTVAGPYSGAHLNPAVTIGLAIAGKFAWASVLPYIAAQLIGAGMGAFLVWVMYKDHFNKDNDPAAVLACFCTGPAIRNYTSNITSEIIGAFVLVFTVFYITGAEITPTKVPVGLGSVGAVPVAFLVWVIGLSLGGTTGYAINPARDLAPRIIHALVPIKGKGTSDWTYAWIPILGPIAGAAIAAFLYLQLH, from the coding sequence ATGACTCCATTCATAGCAGAACTTATAGGTACAATGTTACTTATACTTTTAGGCGATGGCGTAGTAGCCAACGTCGTATTAAATGATACCAAAGGAAATAATAGCGGGTGGATGGTCATTACCACTGCTTGGGGACTGGCAGTTTTTGTCGGCGTAACAGTTGCTGGCCCTTACAGTGGTGCACATTTAAACCCTGCAGTTACTATCGGTCTTGCGATAGCTGGAAAATTCGCCTGGGCAAGTGTGCTCCCTTACATCGCTGCACAATTAATAGGAGCGGGGATGGGCGCATTCCTGGTTTGGGTCATGTATAAAGACCATTTTAACAAGGATAATGATCCTGCAGCCGTGCTGGCCTGTTTTTGTACCGGCCCGGCGATCCGTAATTACACTTCAAATATAACCAGTGAAATTATCGGTGCATTTGTATTGGTATTTACGGTTTTTTATATCACCGGAGCTGAAATTACACCGACTAAGGTCCCTGTTGGTTTGGGCTCTGTCGGAGCTGTTCCTGTTGCTTTTCTGGTTTGGGTAATTGGGCTTTCCCTGGGAGGGACAACCGGATATGCAATTAACCCGGCACGTGATTTGGCACCCAGGATTATTCATGCTTTGGTGCCTATCAAAGGCAAAGGCACCAGTGACTGGACTTATGCCTGGATTCCTATTTTAGGCCCGATTGCGGGGGCAGCGATAGCAGCTTTTCTGTACTTACAACTTCACTAA